The nucleotide window GCCCCATCTCATTCATGGAGATGTGTGGCCAAAGGGCCAACCTCTGGTGTGGGGAGGTGGCTTTTGGTCCTCACTCGGTTCTCAGATTCTTCCAAGACAAAGGAGCCAACCAAGTGcgatccaataaacatttattaagcagctacttgccaggcccaggcccaggcccaggcccaggaaGGACCTGCCAGGAAAGGAAGTCGCTCTACCACTACGAATGAACCTTAGAGCCTCCGAGAATGGCTGCAGAGCCCCGAGGGCTTGCCCTTGTCACTTGCCCAGCATTCCTTCCCGGGCCTGCTTTCTCTCCGCCATTCCACATTGCCTCTCAGAGGTGAAGGGGACAATGATAGAAAAGTGACTCCTTGACCCTCAGGGAGCTCGGGCTTCCGTGGGGAGGGGATCACGGAGAGGATCCCCAATGAGGAGGCGAAACTCCCGAAGCGCGTGATGTCGGAGTCTCGCGGTTTTCAGGGAGTTGCCAACGAGATGTGACGAAGGGCCTTGTCGCTCCACTTACCGGCCCGGCCTGTGATTATCTGTGTCCACGGTCATGGGATCAgatatttagagctagaggagACCGTTAGGGGCCACCCGGCCCAACGCCCTTCTTATACAGATGGAGAAACGTAGTGTCAGAGAGTGGAAGGATCTCAGGCAAGAGTCCCCTggaggtcttcccaattccaaggcTCGAGCCACTCTCTCACGGAGCCCTGACACTGGACTGTGACCTCCCAGAATGCATTCATCTCCTCCAAGTGCCTACAGAAGTACTAGTGAGCTTTTTGTCTCTGCGTGACCAGTTAGGCCTCCCAGGACCCAAAGACCTCCTGGGGACCCTGGCTCAGGTTGGGCGGGTCTACTCCACGGATTTTGCCTTGAAGAAGACTTTCCTGAGGGCAGACTTCATGTCTTTGTTCCTTAAGGTGTAAATAAGGGGGTTCAGCATGGGGGTCACCGCCGCGTAAAATATGGAGAAGATCTTGTCCCCATCTTGGGACTCTTTGTTTTGGGGTttcagatagatatagatgagaGTCCCAAAGTAGATGGCGACTGTGGTCAAGTGGGAACCGCAGGTGGAAAAGGCTTTGAGCCTGGCCTTCGTGGGGCGAATCCTGAGCACCGCGGCAACGATGCGCAGGTAGGAGGCCAAGATGAAGGCCAAAGGCACTGGCATGGAGATGGTGGCAGAGGCCATCATCAAGCCCTCCAGCAGGCTGGTGTCTGAGCAGAGCAGTTTGAAGATGGCTTGGACTTCGCAGGAGAAGTGGTTGATGGCGTTTCTCCCACAGAAACTCACGGGCACTGTCAAAATGGGAACGACGGTGACCACGAGGGCCACCGTCCAGGAAGCCACCGCCAGGCCCCTGCAGACTCGGACATTCATGACCACAGGGTAACGCAGGGGGGTCGAGATGGCCACGAAGCGGTCATAGGCCATGATGGCAAGGAGGAAGCACTCGGTCAGTGCCAAGAAGGTCCGGAAGGCAAGTTGGGTAAAGCAGTCATTGTAGGAGATGGTAGGGAAATCCCAGAAGGCATTCATCATGATGAGTGGAACTGTGCTCGTGGAGAAGAGGAGGTCCAGGAAGGACAAATTGCCGAGGAAGAAATACATGGGCGTGTGGAGCCGAGACTCTCCCCACACTGCCACTATGATGGCGCTGTTCCCCAGCAGCGTCACCACGTAGACAAAGAGCAGGGCCCAGAAGAGGGCGAGCTGAGATGTGGGCTGCCTGGACAGCCCCACAAGAATGAACTCAGTCACCTTGCTGTGGTTGCCAATCTCTTGGTAATTCATTTCATAGTGCCCATGGGGAGGCCAGTGGGGTGGGCACAACAGCAACTCACGTTATCTTTGGAAGTAGCTCGCGGGCTCAGATCTCCAGATGGCACGAAATGTCAAACTGGGCCTTGTCTGACTCAGACTTCCAAGCAGGCTTCCCGCTGGCCCTCAGAGGGATTTTCTCTCTAATGTCAGTGTGTGTCAGACGGTTATTTGGGAATCCATTTTTCTGACCCCTCCAGCTACCGAGACATGCTTTCCTCTTGATCCTGGAGTGCTGCGTTCTGCCTAGGAGCGACGCCCCCAGTGTTCGTGGGAATCCGCATGCCGCAGTCTGCCATTTCTTTTACCGAGACCCGGACGGGGGGCCAcctagaaaggaagaagaggcgTGGGGGGATGGTCTCCATCCCTGAACCGAATGACACGGATTGTCTGGCTAAAGACAACGAGCTTTGCTACTCTGTGCCGGCTATGCCTGTGCGACATCGAATCTTTCCGCTTGACTGAAGGAGCATCATTTTCCTTCCTGTCCCCCAAGGAGCTCGTGTGGGGACAGAGAAGGACTTCGGCCTCCGCCCTCCCGGGGGTCACTGAGCTCAGTGCCATGGAGCTCTGTCTGCCTGGGGAGAAGTATTGCCCCCAAGCACACAGTCACCAACACTTGGGCCAACCTCCTAGGAGCCTGAAAAGATGCCCGCACCTGTCTTTGTAGGAATACTTCCTCATGGATTTTCATGGGCAGAACACTCTGGGTATCCCCAATTTGGAAGAGAATGGAGGCATTTTTCATACCCAGTTCCCATTGCTGTGGGTCACAGAGGGGACAAGGACCCATTGAATCCATGCAGTATGACAGAGTCATGCGTGGACCCCGCtatctgaaaatcaggccacaggaaggatggaaaccccAATCAGACCCCcctgtgtgactcccttctgaccAACACTTTTTATGACTGGAATTGTTGTAGTCATTTTCTCTAGGAAAGCCCCACATCTTGTGGTCTAGATACAGAGATCCCCTTCAAGAAATCCCCTAGCCACCTTATAATAAACCAGCAATTAATGAGTTAATGTTTCACACCCTCAGCAAAGCAGCATTCAAAAGGATAGAAGCTGCTTCTAATCTGTCCTGATTTCTGAGAAATCGGGAGGACAGAGGATGGCAACGTAAAATACTTGATGACtttagtatttaaaatattacttaaatacTTGATGACtttagtatttaaaatattacttaaatacTTGATGACtttagtatttaaaatattacttaaatacTTGATGACTTCATTGTTTTAACACATTGAACTTAAGTGCAGTTTTAGAAGCTCACACTTTGCCCCACCTATTGAATATGCTGAAGAATAAGAGACTTCTcaaaatttatttgaataaaataagGTCTTGGTAACCTTTGAATGCTATTTAGACTAAACATAATCTGCATGAAAAAGTGTGTTCTTCCTGCCCAGATCCTATGTAAGCTCGAGTCTAAGCTGTTAGACTTCAAAGGTCATGAGGATGATTTCAGGCCAGCCTTGTGGGAAAAACTGGTCTTGAAAAAATTCTACAATGAAAACACAGCTCAAAGGCGGGTAGAACACTTGTTGTTCTACAAGGCGACTTGTTGGTAGCGGattgttctcagtttcctttccacCAACCCCGTCAGGCCTTTCCAAGCCCCCTGTCGATGTGTAGGCTGGCCCTACGCAGGTCAGGCTGGCCAcctgggagagagaggaaggcctGCCACAAGCCAACAAT belongs to Gracilinanus agilis isolate LMUSP501 chromosome 5, AgileGrace, whole genome shotgun sequence and includes:
- the LOC123250294 gene encoding olfactory receptor 13H1-like codes for the protein MNYQEIGNHSKVTEFILVGLSRQPTSQLALFWALLFVYVVTLLGNSAIIVAVWGESRLHTPMYFFLGNLSFLDLLFSTSTVPLIMMNAFWDFPTISYNDCFTQLAFRTFLALTECFLLAIMAYDRFVAISTPLRYPVVMNVRVCRGLAVASWTVALVVTVVPILTVPVSFCGRNAINHFSCEVQAIFKLLCSDTSLLEGLMMASATISMPVPLAFILASYLRIVAAVLRIRPTKARLKAFSTCGSHLTTVAIYFGTLIYIYLKPQNKESQDGDKIFSIFYAAVTPMLNPLIYTLRNKDMKSALRKVFFKAKSVE